In Polyangiaceae bacterium, a genomic segment contains:
- a CDS encoding GNAT family N-acetyltransferase, which produces MIRDATAADEPFLFTMLALAASMDESPESLDRARTDPLLLDYAAGFGAPGDLGVIADPGMGAAWLRLRQGEPHPMKLWTDDVPELAIAVRPAFRGQGVGAELLGGLVERARGTHPAIVLSVRRENPALHLYQRFGFFIERELDNRVGGVSYAMRLDLCD; this is translated from the coding sequence GTGATCCGCGACGCCACCGCGGCGGACGAGCCGTTCCTGTTCACGATGCTGGCGCTGGCCGCCTCCATGGACGAATCCCCCGAGAGCCTGGACCGTGCTCGCACCGACCCGTTGTTGCTCGATTATGCCGCCGGTTTCGGCGCGCCGGGCGATCTCGGCGTGATCGCCGATCCCGGGATGGGCGCCGCCTGGCTTCGCCTGCGCCAAGGCGAGCCCCATCCCATGAAGCTATGGACGGACGACGTTCCGGAGCTCGCCATCGCCGTGCGCCCCGCCTTCCGCGGTCAAGGCGTCGGCGCCGAGCTCCTCGGTGGCCTCGTCGAGCGCGCGCGCGGCACCCATCCCGCCATCGTGCTCTCCGTGCGCCGCGAGAACCCCGCGCTGCACCTCTACCAGCGCTTCGGCTTTTTCATCGAACGAGAGCTCGACAACCGCGTGGGTGGCGTTTCCTACGCCATGCGCCTGGATCTCTGCGATTGA
- a CDS encoding HEAT repeat domain-containing protein — protein MKKLGIALFLLAQPALARPVVALAPGQGGTLAVGFDAQGVLRTRMCGGAKCGIDGATEIPIAAEEKNHVAQATLSVVRYAPARRAVVVELPSADATRKFSAVVIANGKEPHIVFAGQTGYTDGEWGERHGAMVMLSEARTDGTRSILLGEQREDLTLCRRPTILAPKLLAADGKLHPAKVQRLTPEEREGAKRLSAVRVEEASTVPVLRARGASSAVGRPDALTDGDPETTWAENRGSEGRGELVVMSAPAGLPLTGFEFVVRPPKANPEHAVAPKELWLATDHDLFLVTLPEDGWKNPGARYAVKLDRPLETECVGLVVESAYGGGKDARVTLAELSARTEFDASKIDGLVGALAGGGQRAEAAGTALSVLGDVAFDAVQKRFASLDEGGRRVALDVIDHADCSHSAPVYVEALLGPYRAHRIHAQDRLRRCPKEGGEELAKALAVAPPLRLGPLAEQLALIAPDRAVAAILPKFAKSRRKVRADLRVALARATRSPHAAAAVRAALADPKTGITARIDLLRALGDRIGGFRPEAGAALTRLLGAKASFRTRYLLLAPAAELAKADPGAAEFLVRSLRSDDSPYVRTHAAEVMDDPTRFRAGLTAALTDPEVRVREAAVNALAKPSGSFAQNALVSRLEHDRWPLVRAASAKALAGHGPSASVDAALAQAVSDSSPAVRAPAVVALGHRHATKHAATVRERLEDDEEVPEVQGAAALALGLLCDRASLDALTDRAQKLSDPMLSPEARAVSVMALGALSRIHPADLAERVKPLRDRHAPVTARAAAEAALRSPGHCGR, from the coding sequence GTGAAAAAGCTGGGAATCGCCCTGTTCCTCCTGGCGCAGCCGGCCCTGGCGCGCCCGGTCGTGGCTCTGGCGCCGGGGCAGGGCGGCACCCTGGCGGTGGGCTTCGACGCCCAGGGCGTGCTGCGCACGCGAATGTGCGGCGGGGCAAAGTGTGGCATCGACGGCGCGACGGAGATCCCGATCGCCGCGGAAGAGAAGAACCACGTGGCGCAGGCGACGCTCAGTGTCGTGCGTTACGCGCCGGCGCGACGCGCCGTGGTGGTGGAACTGCCCAGCGCGGATGCGACGCGGAAGTTCTCGGCCGTGGTCATCGCGAACGGCAAGGAGCCGCACATCGTGTTTGCCGGGCAGACCGGCTACACGGACGGCGAGTGGGGCGAGCGACATGGCGCCATGGTGATGCTGTCGGAAGCGCGGACCGACGGAACCCGCAGCATCTTGTTGGGGGAGCAGCGCGAAGACCTCACCCTGTGTCGGCGACCCACGATCTTGGCGCCGAAGCTCTTGGCAGCCGACGGTAAGCTCCATCCTGCGAAGGTGCAGCGCCTGACGCCGGAAGAGCGGGAGGGCGCGAAGAGGCTGTCGGCGGTGCGCGTGGAGGAGGCGTCGACGGTGCCGGTGCTGCGGGCGCGGGGAGCGTCCAGTGCCGTCGGTCGTCCGGATGCCCTCACGGATGGAGATCCGGAAACGACGTGGGCGGAGAACCGCGGCAGCGAGGGGCGCGGCGAGCTGGTGGTGATGAGCGCGCCGGCGGGGTTGCCCCTGACGGGTTTCGAGTTCGTGGTGCGCCCGCCGAAAGCGAATCCGGAGCATGCCGTCGCCCCCAAGGAGCTGTGGCTGGCGACGGACCATGACCTTTTCTTGGTCACGCTTCCGGAAGACGGCTGGAAGAACCCCGGTGCGCGCTACGCGGTGAAGCTCGACCGCCCGCTGGAGACCGAGTGCGTCGGCCTGGTGGTGGAGAGCGCCTATGGCGGCGGCAAGGACGCGCGGGTGACCCTGGCGGAGCTTTCGGCTCGCACCGAGTTCGACGCCAGCAAGATCGACGGCCTGGTGGGTGCCCTCGCCGGGGGCGGTCAGCGCGCGGAGGCAGCGGGCACCGCCCTCTCGGTGTTGGGCGACGTGGCCTTCGATGCCGTACAGAAACGCTTCGCGAGTCTGGACGAGGGGGGCCGCCGGGTTGCCCTGGACGTGATCGACCACGCCGACTGCAGCCACTCCGCACCGGTGTACGTGGAGGCCCTGCTGGGCCCCTATCGCGCGCACCGCATCCACGCGCAGGATCGCCTGCGCCGCTGTCCCAAAGAAGGCGGAGAAGAGCTGGCCAAAGCCCTCGCCGTCGCGCCGCCCCTGCGCCTCGGGCCCCTCGCGGAGCAGCTCGCGCTGATCGCGCCGGACCGTGCCGTGGCGGCCATCTTGCCCAAGTTCGCGAAGTCACGGCGCAAGGTCCGCGCCGACCTGCGGGTGGCGCTGGCACGCGCCACCCGCTCGCCCCACGCCGCCGCCGCGGTGCGCGCGGCCCTCGCCGATCCAAAGACCGGCATCACCGCACGCATCGATCTACTGCGTGCCTTGGGCGATCGCATCGGCGGCTTCCGCCCGGAAGCGGGCGCTGCCCTCACGCGCCTGCTCGGAGCCAAGGCGAGCTTTCGCACGCGCTACCTGCTGCTCGCTCCCGCCGCCGAGCTCGCCAAGGCCGACCCCGGCGCGGCGGAGTTCCTCGTGCGCTCCTTGCGCTCCGACGACAGCCCCTACGTGCGCACCCACGCTGCGGAGGTGATGGACGATCCCACGCGCTTCCGCGCTGGGCTCACCGCCGCCCTCACGGATCCCGAGGTCCGCGTGCGAGAGGCCGCGGTGAACGCCCTCGCCAAGCCCTCCGGCAGCTTCGCCCAGAACGCCTTGGTAAGTCGACTCGAGCACGATCGCTGGCCACTGGTGCGCGCCGCGTCGGCCAAGGCGTTGGCTGGGCACGGCCCGAGTGCCAGCGTGGACGCGGCGCTGGCCCAGGCCGTGAGCGACTCTTCTCCGGCCGTGCGCGCGCCGGCAGTGGTCGCCCTGGGTCATCGTCACGCGACGAAGCACGCGGCGACCGTGCGTGAGCGTTTGGAGGACGACGAGGAAGTGCCGGAAGTGCAAGGCGCGGCCGCTCTCGCCCTCGGTCTGTTGTGCGATCGCGCGTCCCTCGACGCACTCACGGACCGTGCGCAAAAGCTCTCCGATCCGATGCTCTCGCCGGAGGCCCGGGCGGTGAGCGTGATGGCCCTCGGTGCGCTGAGTCGCATCCACCCGGCGGATCTCGCGGAGCGCGTGAAGCCGCTCCGGGACCGGCACGCACCGGTCACGGCACGTGCCGCCGCCGAGGCCGCGCTGCGCTCGCCCGGCCACTGCGGACGCTGA
- a CDS encoding NAD-dependent epimerase/dehydratase family protein, with product MSKPWVLVTGASGFIGARLVRALVERGERVKAFVRAGSSLKMLEDLPYDRCRLAVGDITISHTVYRALSECDRMYHVASNFQMWNTRPERILEPAIEGTRATLEAARRRGLEKIVVTSSVGALGTTQAPEPMDEGHEFNLRDPETYVLSKYEAERVALEAADDGLPVVVVLPAAVSGPGDWKPTPTGQGIVTYLKSSPAFRMPVPDGGLNIVDVDDVVDGHIRAMERGSIGERYILGGEDLTFRQMFETLSDLTGLAPPGGTASGGLVQLIGRLMELRARFGGRDPELTYRLARDYSTSYAWVTSERAEKELGYSHRPARETLARAVRWYLEHGYVPDKAARRVRLELRPT from the coding sequence ATGTCCAAGCCCTGGGTACTGGTCACGGGAGCCTCCGGATTCATCGGCGCACGGTTGGTGCGCGCCCTGGTGGAGCGCGGGGAACGGGTGAAGGCCTTCGTCCGCGCCGGCTCCAGCCTGAAGATGCTGGAAGACCTACCCTACGATCGCTGCCGCCTCGCGGTGGGGGACATCACCATCAGCCACACGGTGTACCGCGCGCTCTCCGAGTGCGACCGCATGTACCACGTCGCCAGCAACTTCCAGATGTGGAACACGCGACCCGAGCGCATCCTGGAGCCGGCCATCGAGGGCACTCGCGCCACGTTGGAGGCTGCGCGGCGTCGCGGGCTGGAGAAGATCGTGGTGACCAGCTCGGTCGGGGCGTTGGGGACCACCCAGGCTCCAGAGCCCATGGACGAGGGTCACGAATTCAACCTTCGCGATCCAGAGACCTACGTGCTCAGCAAGTACGAAGCCGAGCGTGTGGCGCTGGAAGCCGCGGACGACGGACTACCGGTGGTGGTGGTGCTACCGGCCGCGGTGTCGGGCCCCGGCGATTGGAAGCCGACGCCCACGGGGCAGGGGATCGTCACGTACTTGAAGAGCTCGCCGGCGTTTCGCATGCCGGTGCCGGACGGCGGCCTGAACATCGTGGACGTGGACGACGTCGTCGATGGCCACATCCGCGCCATGGAACGCGGCAGCATCGGCGAGCGCTACATCTTGGGCGGCGAAGATCTCACCTTCCGCCAGATGTTCGAGACCTTGAGCGACCTCACGGGTCTCGCGCCCCCTGGTGGCACGGCGTCGGGAGGCTTGGTGCAGCTCATCGGACGCTTGATGGAGCTACGCGCACGCTTTGGTGGCAGAGATCCGGAGCTCACCTACCGCTTGGCTCGGGACTACTCCACGTCCTACGCCTGGGTCACGAGCGAGCGCGCCGAAAAGGAGCTTGGCTACAGTCATCGCCCGGCGCGGGAAACCCTCGCGCGCGCGGTGCGCTGGTACCTCGAGCACGGCTACGTGCCGGACAAAGCGGCGCGCCGCGTTCGGCTGGAGCTTCGCCCGACGTGA
- a CDS encoding protein kinase: MQAARVLAGRFELRELAGRGGMGNVWRALDRVRGNTVAVKVLRGEAGPQAGVRFRREAQLLALLDHPYIAHYVGHGVTDEGDAWLAMEWLEGEDLAERLTRSVLSEAEASVLLQRIAMALSQAHDKGLVHRDIKPRNIFLVGRRSDDVRLLDFGIAHAGPNATQMTLEGAFLGTPGYMAPEQVRGEHIDSRADVFALGCVLFECLSGRPVFVAEQPLALLFKVVVEDVAPPPGVSPALSGLLARMLSKDREARPTDGHEVLALLQGASASIAPRPEGEARLTSNERRIVCAIIATPPGEVSEEGETRVAADLRASWGDLDGFAREAGARLALLHDGTALLLVEAAGSATDCAVRGARTALRLLAHGPARVALATGLAEVDAPVPLGDVIDRAAGLIPSALPGSVRVCGVTRGLLDARFGVMERDGAADLLLERSSAEAERTVLGQSTPFVGRALELGTLEAVAGASFEEHTARAAVVVAAPGMGKSRLRRELLERLRKRHPDLVVLRGHAEQAAAGSPLLPLSLAVRSIAGFGSGEPVEARRDKLRGVVAAHVTKSERERVSAFLGELTGTPFESAALSAARKDPILMGDQIFRALSDFVTALASKTPVLMVLEDLHWADASTVALLDRLLTSLEERPLMLLALARPELEERFGAPWQSHEPTRVELKKLDRRAAGRIVKAVLGDDVADDRIGDLIERADGNPFFLEELLRSATDGRWDELPQTVLAVVTTRLQALPPESRKLLRAASVFGEVFWSTGVEALVGGGAELLWAELSRKELVALHEPSRFPGQPEYQFRHALIREAAYAMLTDDDRVVGHRLAAEWLERQPNPDAIVLADHFEKGGDVAKAAAWYLRATESAFARNDLNGALAQATRGLAHATEPAVVGQLRSLQADASFWLGRMADSLHYAMAAVSSAERGTRAWCRAMKRLLGGSADLGCDDWFLEAAKWHLATEPSPDALAEWVGAAAMGAFVLLNRGGHVLADGLIERAREIAARFVEPEPVSMAHLYQVYGTQALFRGDNQSFAELNMRAAEQCVAAGDLRREASVRASVGYALTELGQHEASERELRAVLANAAAIGVVSLTALAANNLGLTLARLRRLDEAREFQELAIRIKTEHGDRRTEGCSRAYLALVLVELGELSAALEQAELAVERLQSARALLALAHAACARVHLAQGDTRAALTHTETAMESLLAYGAEDGAALVRLVRAEALATVGREGEARETIQRARAELVERAGRIQNPEWRKSFLERVPENARTIALATEWEG, from the coding sequence ATGCAAGCGGCGCGGGTACTCGCTGGGCGTTTCGAGCTGCGCGAGCTCGCCGGGCGCGGAGGAATGGGCAACGTCTGGCGCGCGCTGGACCGCGTGCGCGGGAACACGGTGGCGGTGAAGGTACTGCGGGGGGAAGCGGGACCGCAGGCGGGGGTGCGGTTTCGTCGGGAAGCGCAGCTGCTGGCACTGCTCGATCACCCGTACATCGCGCATTACGTCGGCCACGGCGTGACGGACGAGGGAGACGCTTGGCTCGCGATGGAGTGGCTCGAGGGTGAAGACCTTGCCGAGCGTCTGACCCGGAGCGTGCTTTCGGAAGCGGAAGCCTCGGTGCTGCTGCAGCGCATCGCGATGGCGCTGTCGCAGGCGCACGACAAGGGCCTGGTGCATCGCGACATCAAGCCGCGGAACATCTTCCTGGTCGGGCGCCGGAGTGACGACGTTCGGCTACTGGACTTTGGTATCGCGCACGCCGGACCGAACGCAACGCAGATGACTCTGGAAGGCGCGTTCCTCGGGACGCCGGGATACATGGCGCCGGAGCAGGTGCGCGGGGAGCACATCGACAGCCGCGCCGACGTGTTCGCCCTCGGCTGCGTGCTGTTCGAATGCCTCTCCGGGCGCCCGGTGTTCGTGGCGGAGCAACCGCTGGCGCTGCTGTTCAAGGTGGTAGTCGAGGACGTAGCGCCCCCTCCGGGAGTGTCGCCGGCGCTGTCGGGGCTCTTGGCCCGCATGCTCTCCAAGGATCGCGAGGCAAGGCCGACGGACGGGCACGAGGTGCTGGCGTTGCTGCAAGGGGCAAGCGCCAGCATCGCGCCGCGACCGGAAGGCGAGGCGCGGCTCACGAGCAACGAGCGTCGCATCGTGTGCGCCATCATCGCGACGCCGCCGGGCGAAGTGAGTGAAGAGGGCGAGACGCGGGTTGCGGCGGACCTGCGAGCGAGCTGGGGAGATCTCGATGGCTTTGCACGAGAGGCCGGAGCGCGGCTCGCCCTGCTGCATGACGGGACGGCGCTACTGCTGGTGGAAGCGGCGGGCTCCGCCACGGACTGCGCGGTGCGCGGGGCTCGAACCGCGCTGCGGCTGCTGGCGCACGGCCCGGCCCGTGTCGCTCTCGCCACCGGGCTCGCGGAGGTCGACGCTCCCGTGCCCCTGGGAGACGTCATCGATCGCGCGGCGGGGCTGATCCCCAGCGCGCTGCCCGGCAGCGTGCGCGTGTGCGGCGTGACTCGCGGCCTGCTCGACGCGCGCTTCGGCGTGATGGAACGCGATGGAGCGGCAGATCTGCTCTTGGAGCGGAGCAGCGCGGAAGCGGAGCGCACGGTGCTGGGCCAGAGCACTCCCTTCGTCGGCCGCGCGCTGGAGCTCGGAACGCTGGAAGCGGTGGCGGGGGCCAGCTTCGAAGAGCACACCGCTCGCGCTGCCGTGGTCGTCGCGGCGCCCGGCATGGGCAAGAGCCGACTGCGGCGCGAGCTCCTGGAACGGCTGCGGAAGCGGCATCCCGATCTCGTAGTGCTGCGCGGTCACGCGGAGCAGGCCGCCGCCGGCTCACCGCTGTTGCCCTTGTCGCTGGCGGTGCGCAGCATCGCGGGCTTCGGCAGCGGCGAGCCGGTGGAGGCTCGGCGCGACAAGCTCCGCGGTGTGGTCGCCGCCCACGTGACCAAGAGCGAGCGTGAGCGCGTGAGCGCGTTTCTGGGCGAGCTCACCGGCACTCCCTTCGAGAGTGCGGCGCTGAGCGCTGCGCGCAAGGATCCCATCTTGATGGGCGATCAGATCTTCCGCGCGCTCAGCGACTTCGTCACGGCGCTCGCGAGCAAGACGCCGGTGCTGATGGTGCTGGAAGACCTGCACTGGGCGGACGCCTCCACCGTGGCGCTTCTGGATCGTCTGCTGACGAGCCTCGAGGAGCGTCCCTTGATGTTGCTGGCCCTGGCGCGTCCCGAGCTCGAAGAGCGCTTCGGAGCGCCGTGGCAATCTCACGAGCCCACGCGCGTGGAGCTCAAGAAGCTCGATCGCCGGGCCGCTGGGCGCATCGTCAAGGCGGTGCTCGGGGACGACGTCGCCGACGACAGGATCGGCGATCTGATCGAGCGCGCAGACGGCAATCCGTTCTTCCTGGAGGAGCTGCTTCGAAGCGCGACGGACGGGCGTTGGGACGAGCTACCGCAGACGGTGCTGGCGGTGGTGACCACACGGCTGCAAGCCCTCCCGCCGGAGAGTCGCAAGCTGCTACGGGCCGCCAGCGTGTTCGGCGAGGTGTTCTGGTCCACCGGCGTGGAAGCGCTGGTCGGTGGCGGGGCGGAGCTCCTGTGGGCCGAGCTGTCGCGCAAGGAGCTTGTCGCGCTGCACGAGCCCAGTCGCTTCCCCGGGCAGCCGGAGTACCAGTTTCGCCATGCGCTGATTCGAGAAGCCGCCTACGCCATGCTCACGGACGACGACCGCGTCGTGGGCCACCGTCTGGCGGCGGAGTGGCTCGAGCGGCAGCCCAATCCCGACGCCATCGTGCTGGCCGATCACTTCGAGAAGGGAGGCGACGTCGCCAAGGCGGCGGCCTGGTATCTCCGCGCCACGGAGAGCGCGTTCGCTCGGAATGATCTGAACGGTGCGTTGGCGCAGGCCACGCGCGGGCTGGCGCACGCCACCGAGCCCGCCGTGGTGGGTCAGCTCCGCTCACTGCAGGCGGACGCCAGCTTCTGGCTCGGGCGCATGGCCGACTCGCTGCACTACGCGATGGCAGCGGTGTCGAGCGCGGAGCGCGGAACGCGCGCTTGGTGCCGCGCCATGAAGCGACTGCTGGGCGGCAGCGCGGACCTCGGCTGCGACGATTGGTTCTTGGAAGCCGCCAAGTGGCACCTGGCCACGGAGCCCAGCCCGGACGCGCTGGCGGAGTGGGTGGGTGCCGCGGCGATGGGCGCTTTCGTGCTGTTGAACCGCGGCGGGCACGTGCTCGCCGACGGGCTCATCGAGCGGGCGCGAGAAATCGCCGCGCGATTCGTGGAGCCGGAGCCCGTGAGCATGGCGCACTTGTACCAGGTGTACGGAACGCAAGCGCTGTTCCGCGGGGACAACCAGAGCTTCGCGGAGCTCAACATGCGTGCCGCCGAGCAGTGCGTGGCCGCCGGTGACCTGCGACGCGAAGCGAGCGTGCGGGCCAGCGTGGGCTACGCGCTCACGGAGCTCGGGCAACACGAGGCGAGCGAAAGGGAGCTCCGCGCCGTGCTCGCCAACGCCGCGGCCATCGGCGTGGTGAGTCTCACGGCCCTGGCCGCCAATAACCTCGGTCTCACGCTGGCGCGCCTGCGTCGCTTGGACGAGGCCCGCGAGTTTCAAGAGCTGGCGATCCGGATCAAGACGGAGCACGGGGATCGCCGCACCGAAGGTTGCTCCCGCGCATACCTCGCTCTCGTGCTGGTGGAGCTCGGCGAGCTGAGCGCAGCCCTGGAGCAAGCCGAGCTCGCCGTCGAACGGCTCCAGAGCGCCCGCGCCCTGCTGGCGCTGGCCCACGCGGCCTGCGCTCGCGTCCACCTCGCCCAGGGCGACACCCGCGCCGCGCTGACACACACGGAAACGGCCATGGAGAGCCTCTTGGCTTACGGCGCCGAGGACGGCGCCGCGCTGGTCCGCCTGGTGCGCGCCGAAGCACTGGCCACCGTGGGCCGCGAGGGCGAAGCCCGCGAAACCATCCAGCGCGCTCGCGCCGAGCTCGTGGAGCGCGCCGGGCGCATCCAGAACCCCGAGTGGCGCAAGAGCTTCCTCGAGCGGGTGCCCGAAAACGCGCGCACCATCGCGCTGGCCACGGAGTGGGAAGGATGA
- a CDS encoding DNA polymerase IV, whose product MARICCLDLDTFFVSVERLFDPTLVGKPVLVGGKRGSPGVVTAASYEARAFGIRSGMSLKEASRLAPPNAVFLPTRHGVYSDYSDKVRAILDDFTPEVRAASIDEFYMDFHGCEELYRCSAEETGDAIVERTVREMCQRIAKETGLPASAGIGGSRIIAKIGSGLAKPAGVLFVPRGSERDFLVPLAVRKLPGIGPKAELRLHADGIHTLGELLALPTGPARARHARLLALLESEVRGRERPAPLARERPAFSEHDPEGLAVGSISNERTFFAALGNDERVLSQLLQLAERVCHRARKRCIRARTITLKLRTTDFHTITRGRTIQPTAEDGVVFRTLSELYRGARPRRLGVRLLGVQLSNLVGIDDPEQLPLPFTPPWPVGRALDRVREKYGYDSLHFAASLRRGK is encoded by the coding sequence GTGGCCCGGATCTGCTGCCTCGATCTCGATACGTTCTTCGTGTCGGTGGAGCGTCTGTTCGACCCCACCCTCGTGGGCAAGCCGGTGCTGGTGGGGGGCAAGCGCGGCAGTCCCGGCGTGGTGACGGCAGCCAGCTACGAAGCTCGGGCCTTCGGCATTCGTTCCGGGATGTCGCTCAAGGAAGCAAGCCGCCTGGCACCGCCGAACGCCGTGTTCCTCCCCACGCGCCACGGCGTGTACAGCGACTACTCCGACAAGGTGCGCGCCATCCTCGACGACTTCACCCCGGAGGTCCGCGCCGCCAGCATCGACGAGTTCTACATGGACTTCCACGGCTGCGAGGAGCTCTACCGATGCAGCGCGGAAGAGACGGGGGACGCCATCGTCGAGCGCACCGTGCGGGAGATGTGCCAGCGCATCGCGAAGGAGACAGGTCTGCCCGCGAGCGCGGGCATCGGTGGCTCGCGCATCATCGCCAAGATCGGCAGCGGATTGGCGAAGCCGGCGGGGGTGTTGTTCGTGCCGCGGGGCAGCGAGCGCGACTTCTTGGTGCCGCTGGCGGTTCGCAAGCTGCCGGGCATCGGGCCCAAGGCAGAGCTACGGTTGCACGCCGACGGGATCCACACGTTGGGAGAACTGTTGGCGCTGCCCACGGGTCCGGCGCGGGCACGGCACGCACGGCTCCTCGCGCTGCTCGAGAGCGAGGTGCGAGGGCGCGAGCGCCCGGCCCCGTTGGCCCGGGAACGCCCGGCCTTCAGTGAGCACGACCCCGAAGGCCTCGCGGTGGGTAGCATCTCCAACGAGCGGACGTTCTTCGCGGCTCTGGGCAACGACGAGCGCGTGCTGTCCCAGTTGCTGCAGCTGGCGGAGCGCGTCTGCCACCGTGCTCGCAAGCGGTGCATCCGCGCCCGCACCATCACCCTGAAGCTGCGCACCACGGACTTTCACACCATCACACGTGGTCGCACCATCCAGCCCACGGCAGAAGACGGCGTCGTGTTTCGCACCCTCAGCGAGCTGTATCGTGGTGCGAGACCGCGCCGGCTGGGCGTTCGGCTCTTGGGGGTTCAGCTTTCGAACCTGGTCGGGATCGATGACCCGGAGCAGCTTCCGCTGCCCTTCACGCCGCCGTGGCCGGTGGGCCGTGCCCTCGATCGGGTGCGCGAGAAATATGGCTACGATTCCCTTCACTTCGCGGCCAGCCTGCGCCGCGGGAAATAG
- a CDS encoding LLM class flavin-dependent oxidoreductase — protein sequence MVTLSALDLAPIVEGSNVATALQNTATLARHVEQLGFRRYWLAEHHNMSGIASAATSVVIGHVGAATSSLRIGAGGIMLPNHAPLLIAEQFGTLEALFPGRIDLGLGRAPGTDPVTMRALRRTLAGSVDSFPDDVLELMAYFEGEAAPVRAVPGMGANVEVWMLGSSTYGASLAAALGLPYAFASHFAPAQLDAAIEAYKGRFRPSQRLAEPHLMLGVNAIVADSESEARWMATSLAQTFLRLRRGNPGPLPPPLAGFLESLAGPDLALLESVLSCSFVGTPQRVAQDLAAFAERTGADELMVVCNVFDFDKRLRSYELLAKAMA from the coding sequence ATGGTCACGCTGTCCGCGCTGGATCTCGCGCCCATCGTCGAGGGCTCGAACGTCGCAACCGCGCTCCAGAACACGGCCACCCTCGCACGCCATGTCGAGCAACTCGGATTCCGTCGCTATTGGCTGGCGGAGCATCACAACATGTCCGGCATCGCCAGCGCGGCGACGTCCGTGGTCATCGGCCACGTGGGCGCGGCGACGTCCAGCCTGCGCATCGGTGCCGGCGGCATCATGCTGCCCAACCACGCTCCGCTGCTGATCGCCGAGCAATTCGGTACGCTGGAAGCGCTTTTTCCCGGCAGGATCGACCTCGGCTTGGGTCGCGCGCCGGGCACGGATCCGGTGACGATGCGGGCGCTTCGGCGCACCCTCGCGGGCAGCGTGGACTCCTTCCCCGACGACGTGCTCGAGCTCATGGCTTACTTCGAAGGCGAAGCCGCACCCGTGCGCGCGGTTCCCGGTATGGGGGCAAACGTCGAGGTCTGGATGCTCGGCTCCAGCACCTACGGCGCAAGCCTCGCCGCCGCCCTTGGCCTTCCCTACGCCTTCGCGTCCCACTTCGCCCCCGCGCAATTGGACGCCGCCATCGAGGCGTACAAGGGCCGCTTCCGCCCTTCCCAGCGCTTGGCCGAACCGCACTTGATGTTGGGCGTGAACGCCATCGTCGCCGACTCCGAGAGCGAAGCGCGGTGGATGGCGACTTCGTTGGCGCAAACTTTTTTGCGCCTGCGTCGCGGCAATCCGGGCCCCCTGCCCCCGCCGTTGGCCGGCTTCCTCGAGTCCCTCGCGGGGCCGGATCTGGCACTGCTCGAGAGCGTGCTCTCCTGCTCGTTCGTGGGCACTCCGCAACGCGTGGCCCAGGATCTGGCTGCCTTCGCCGAGCGCACCGGGGCGGACGAGCTCATGGTGGTGTGCAACGTGTTCGACTTCGACAAGCGCCTGCGCTCCTACGAGCTGCTCGCCAAGGCCATGGCGTGA